The following proteins are encoded in a genomic region of Oryza brachyantha chromosome 11, ObraRS2, whole genome shotgun sequence:
- the LOC102705474 gene encoding tetrapyrrole-binding protein, chloroplastic, which produces MHTHTPLQSHHQQNVHKPLTASGQVNNPLPQLNPIHFFIILSLPFLPSFPFPGAAWLLPSSLSSSAMANASLRSFLLHHHHSFLSSSHEGSSPPVVLRLTANTNTSTSTSISFKLFSNTTSSSSVTTASSPNSSAPTPATPTTPPPPSLELLGSQLAGRDYRGADETTRALLIELAGEPARRRGYVFFSEVQFISTEDLRAIDALWREHSGGKFGYSVQRRLWEKSRRDFTRFFIRVGWMKKLDTEVEQFNYRAFPDEFVWELSDDTPEGHLPLTNALRGTQLLGNILTHPAFGEGQEEEAELESETPAATGQSKDDNKGKERPKFMRDFKPDYSF; this is translated from the coding sequence atgcacacacacacccctCTACAAAGCCACCACCAGCAAAATGTTCACAAACCCTTGACAGCCTCAGGTCAGGTAAACAATCCTCTCCCTCAGTTGAACCCCATCCACTTCTTTATCATCCTTTCCCTCCCTTTCCTCCCCTCATTTCCATTTCCAGGAGCAGCTTggctcctcccctcctctctctcttcttctgcCATGGCAAATGCTTCTCTCCGGTCCTTTCttcttcaccaccaccattcTTTCCTCAGCAGCAGCCATGAAGGATCCTCCCCTCCTGTGGTACTCAGGCTCACAGCCAACACTaacaccagcaccagcaccagcattTCCTTCAAGCTCTTCTCCAACACcacctcatcatcatcagtgaCCACAGCCTCAAGCCCCAACTCATCAGCTCCAACTCCGGCGACCCCCAccacgcctcctccgccgtcgctggAGCTCCTGGGCAGCCAGCTCGCCGGGAGGGATTACCGCGGGGCCGACGAGACCACCCGCGCGCTCCTCATCGAGCTTGCCGGTGAgcccgcgcggcgccgcgggtACGTCTTCTTCTCGGAGGTGCAGTTCATCTCCACTGAGGACCTCCGGGCCATCGACGCGCTCTGGAGGGAGCACAGCGGCGGCAAGTTCGGGTACAGCGTGCAGCGGCGGCTGTGGGAGAAGTCGCGCCGCGACTTCACCCGCTTCTTCATCAGGGTGGGCTGGATGAAGAAGCTGGACACCGAGGTGGAGCAATTCAACTACAGGGCCTTCCCTGATGAGTTTGTGTGGGAGCTGAGTGATGACACACCTGAGGGGCACCTGCCTCTCACCAATGCCCTCAGAGGGACACAGCTCCTGGGGAACATACTCACACACCCTGCCTTTGGGGAGGGCCAAGAAGAGGAAGCAGAGTTGGAGAGTGAGACACCTGCAGCCACTGGTCAGAGCAAGGATGACAACAAAGGGAAGGAGAGGCCAAAGTTCATGAGAGATTTCAAGCCTGACTACTCCTTTTGA